A stretch of Caenibius tardaugens NBRC 16725 DNA encodes these proteins:
- a CDS encoding hydroxylase produces the protein MDHRPHLEQTFAQPDAETLIARARHLRAAITEQAPRYATERKVNPDVIDLIRQAGLFRVLQPRRWNGFEMTPEVFNDIQFELARGDMSTGWVYGVLGCHNFQMGLFDEQAQIDVWGKNDEALIASTFQPGGIATPVTGGYRFSGQWKFASGCDHADWVFLGGMLDDEFLTCLLPRDQYEIIDTWKVSGLKGTGSQDILVRDVIIPEHRVHRSSDGFRCDSPGNRVNTGWLYRLPFHQVFIRAITGSAIGALQGMIDAFSDYARSRVSVVAGATIKDPDALLALGEAMVTVDELRCVMRRNFAALEVYARQGMPPPFEERLLYKYQASAVTERCLVAARRIFENAGGTGLFEEHAFGRILNDLIAARQHAAAQYRLAGRSLGAVHLGQDVNEWYL, from the coding sequence ATGGACCATCGTCCCCACCTTGAGCAGACGTTCGCGCAGCCCGATGCGGAAACCCTGATTGCGCGTGCGCGGCATTTGCGTGCTGCCATCACGGAACAGGCGCCGCGTTACGCCACAGAGCGTAAGGTAAACCCCGACGTGATCGATCTCATTCGGCAGGCGGGGCTGTTTCGCGTGCTTCAGCCCCGGCGCTGGAACGGGTTCGAAATGACGCCAGAAGTGTTCAATGACATCCAGTTCGAACTCGCGCGCGGGGATATGTCTACGGGGTGGGTCTATGGCGTTCTGGGCTGCCACAATTTTCAGATGGGCCTGTTTGACGAACAGGCGCAGATCGATGTCTGGGGGAAGAATGACGAGGCGTTGATTGCCTCCACGTTCCAGCCCGGCGGCATCGCCACACCGGTGACTGGCGGATATCGTTTCAGCGGGCAATGGAAATTCGCCAGCGGCTGCGATCACGCGGACTGGGTGTTTCTCGGCGGAATGCTGGATGACGAGTTCCTGACATGCCTGCTGCCACGGGATCAGTACGAGATTATCGATACCTGGAAGGTGTCGGGCCTGAAAGGAACGGGAAGCCAGGACATCCTCGTCAGGGACGTGATTATTCCGGAACATCGTGTGCATCGCAGTTCCGACGGTTTCCGCTGCGACAGCCCGGGCAATCGCGTGAATACGGGATGGCTGTATCGTTTGCCGTTCCATCAGGTTTTCATTCGCGCGATAACCGGTTCGGCAATCGGTGCGCTGCAGGGGATGATCGATGCCTTCTCCGATTATGCGCGGTCACGGGTGAGTGTGGTCGCGGGCGCGACGATCAAGGACCCCGATGCGCTGCTGGCCCTCGGGGAAGCGATGGTCACAGTGGACGAGTTGCGTTGCGTCATGCGGCGCAATTTTGCCGCGTTGGAAGTCTATGCCCGGCAGGGTATGCCGCCACCGTTTGAGGAACGTCTGCTATACAAGTATCAGGCATCGGCGGTAACCGAACGCTGCCTTGTAGCGGCACGCCGGATATTCGAGAATGCGGGCGGCACCGGCCTGTTTGAGGAACATGCGTTCGGCCGCATTCTCAACGATCTGATCGCTGCACGCCAGCACGCTGCGGCGCAGTATCGGTTGGCCGGGCGCAGTCTCGGGGCGGTGCATCTCGGGCAGGATGTTAACGAATGGTATCTCTGA
- a CDS encoding aromatic ring-hydroxylating dioxygenase subunit alpha, translating into MTVSTMAEMIPGSAPYPRNAWYVAATVSELGPQPLHRWLLGKPVVLFRQHDGTPAALFDRCPHRGYPLSEGRVIDGAVECGYHGLRFGADGKCALIPSGGTMPAGLGVESYPVREKWEWIWIWMGDPARADPALIPNLDRFGLGRPDWHSETSVLLQIGANYLLSFENFLDASHITFLHTGQIDSGDVAGQPLEMQIDGDLIVVARRIENELQSPLTMRTFGFEGDRAHRTITAEALPPGICGIRVEVEPVEQSAVQRQVNQLVVGITPQDDTHTLQFTAVAQTFPFFNESRHDDVRNLLMEDVVAMEKIQRLREAVHPDERVEFGLLADKGAYQARRMLSAMIRNERNLTTANGD; encoded by the coding sequence ATGACAGTGTCGACCATGGCAGAGATGATCCCGGGATCTGCGCCCTATCCACGTAACGCCTGGTATGTCGCGGCGACTGTGTCGGAACTTGGTCCGCAGCCTCTGCATCGCTGGCTTCTGGGAAAGCCCGTGGTTCTCTTCCGCCAGCACGATGGCACGCCTGCGGCGTTGTTCGATCGTTGTCCGCATCGCGGATACCCGCTGTCCGAAGGGCGGGTTATCGATGGCGCGGTGGAATGCGGCTATCACGGGCTGCGTTTTGGCGCAGATGGCAAGTGCGCGCTGATCCCTTCAGGGGGCACGATGCCTGCGGGGCTAGGCGTGGAAAGCTACCCGGTTCGGGAAAAATGGGAATGGATCTGGATATGGATGGGCGATCCGGCCCGGGCCGATCCGGCGCTGATCCCCAATCTCGATCGCTTTGGCCTGGGGCGCCCGGACTGGCATTCGGAAACCAGCGTGCTGCTTCAAATCGGGGCGAACTATTTACTGTCGTTCGAGAATTTTCTTGATGCCAGCCATATTACCTTTCTCCACACGGGGCAGATCGATTCCGGCGATGTCGCAGGGCAACCGCTGGAGATGCAGATCGATGGCGATCTTATCGTTGTTGCCCGCCGGATCGAAAATGAACTGCAAAGCCCGTTGACCATGCGAACCTTCGGCTTCGAAGGCGATCGCGCGCATCGCACGATTACGGCCGAAGCGCTCCCGCCCGGCATTTGCGGCATCCGGGTCGAAGTGGAACCGGTCGAACAATCCGCCGTGCAACGGCAGGTCAATCAACTTGTTGTCGGCATAACGCCGCAGGACGATACCCATACCCTGCAATTTACAGCGGTGGCGCAGACGTTCCCGTTCTTCAACGAGAGCCGTCACGATGACGTGCGCAATCTTCTGATGGAGGATGTGGTTGCGATGGAGAAAATCCAGCGCCTGCGCGAGGCCGTTCACCCCGACGAACGGGTCGAATTCGGGCTGCTGGCGGACAAGGGGGCCTATCAGGCGCGGCGTATGCTGTCGGCGATGATCCGCAACGAACGCAATCTTACTACAGCGAACGGAGACTAA
- a CDS encoding TonB-dependent receptor produces the protein MCLAPSAYAQERETANSGGLADIVVTARRTSESLQKTPISITALNAEALEKINVTQVDKVAQVAPNVVISQQSGALSAASINIRGIGQTDPSFALDTAVGIYMDGVYVARTAGSIFDLVDLERIEVLRGPQGTLFGRNTTGGAIQLITKKPTDEFGVTLKGGYGSRDSRHIRARIDTGKIGGSPISASLVLFHRARDGYFDNHLTSDRKDPGSLNVYAFMGALRGDFGPLQIDYSYDYDKRTGAPAFFQIVGMTDAALAYYSGSQALGGAPLQLFDPDKRARSGLQAPSANGSFMGKTVGQGHNLTISYEVSPAITFKSITGYRKLYMGNALGLTGNGVLKGYAPDLSVQTVVPYNGVNAPMRQRQFSQELQLLGAAGDFKYVLGAYFFDEKATEDNKQELTFIFPNPVPGPIPYVGLNLAPEAKYHARSKSYAVFGQLSWRPQALDEKFELTGGIRYTKDKKRMTLENTSFGIPDPTNGTDTVSFDNISFLASASYQFTPDVLGYAKFSTGYKSGGFNPRAPGLTDVSGNFAGLNAFKPEKLTSYEVGLKTDFFDRRLRVNVAAFYSNYKDLQVAQFASGSGGASTLLVNAGKAEFKGVELEITALPVRGLTLTGSLGYTDPKYKQFLFLDPMTNEVSDISGTARFSNLAKFNSYVSAEYAFEPMAIGQLSIRGSYAYRSHVYFYPNDAVNIFNKVVDSNATNSVEARISLSDIPLGNQLRGEISLFGENLLNEDQALYGVDFGGLGFGGKIFGEPRRFGVDAKLSF, from the coding sequence TTGTGTCTGGCGCCGTCGGCCTATGCGCAGGAGCGTGAGACCGCGAATAGCGGAGGGCTGGCGGATATCGTCGTAACCGCGCGCAGAACCTCTGAATCCCTTCAGAAAACCCCGATTTCGATCACGGCGCTCAATGCCGAAGCGCTGGAAAAGATCAATGTCACGCAAGTGGACAAGGTGGCGCAGGTTGCACCCAACGTGGTGATCAGCCAGCAATCCGGCGCGCTGTCGGCTGCGTCTATCAATATTCGCGGTATCGGTCAGACCGATCCATCCTTTGCACTGGATACGGCAGTCGGCATCTACATGGACGGCGTCTATGTGGCGCGCACCGCCGGGTCGATTTTCGATCTGGTGGATCTGGAACGCATCGAAGTTTTGCGCGGACCGCAGGGCACCTTGTTCGGGCGCAACACCACGGGCGGTGCGATCCAGTTGATCACGAAGAAGCCCACCGATGAATTCGGTGTCACGCTGAAAGGCGGGTATGGCTCGCGCGACAGCCGGCATATCCGGGCGCGGATCGATACGGGCAAGATCGGAGGATCGCCCATTTCCGCATCGCTCGTACTCTTCCATCGTGCGCGCGATGGCTATTTCGATAATCACCTGACATCGGACAGAAAAGATCCGGGATCGCTGAATGTCTATGCCTTCATGGGTGCGCTGCGTGGCGATTTCGGGCCGCTGCAGATCGATTACAGCTATGATTACGATAAACGCACGGGCGCACCCGCCTTCTTCCAGATTGTTGGGATGACCGACGCGGCGCTTGCCTATTACAGTGGATCGCAGGCACTGGGCGGTGCCCCCTTGCAACTGTTCGATCCGGACAAGCGTGCGCGATCGGGGCTGCAGGCGCCGTCTGCCAATGGCAGTTTCATGGGAAAAACCGTGGGGCAGGGGCATAACCTGACAATCAGCTATGAAGTGTCTCCCGCTATCACCTTCAAGTCGATCACCGGCTATCGCAAACTGTACATGGGCAATGCCCTGGGCCTGACCGGGAATGGTGTGCTCAAGGGCTATGCCCCCGATCTCAGCGTGCAGACGGTTGTGCCCTATAACGGCGTCAACGCGCCAATGCGCCAGCGGCAGTTTTCGCAGGAATTGCAACTTCTCGGCGCGGCGGGCGATTTCAAATATGTGCTGGGCGCATACTTTTTCGATGAGAAGGCAACCGAAGACAACAAGCAGGAACTGACCTTCATTTTCCCCAACCCGGTGCCCGGGCCGATCCCCTATGTCGGCCTCAATCTGGCGCCGGAGGCCAAGTATCACGCGCGCTCGAAATCCTATGCGGTGTTCGGCCAGTTAAGCTGGCGGCCGCAGGCTCTGGATGAAAAATTCGAGCTGACCGGCGGCATCCGCTATACCAAGGACAAGAAGCGGATGACGCTGGAAAACACGTCATTCGGCATACCCGATCCCACAAATGGGACGGATACCGTCAGCTTTGACAATATCTCGTTCCTCGCATCGGCCAGCTATCAGTTTACCCCGGATGTTCTGGGCTATGCGAAATTCTCCACCGGGTACAAATCGGGCGGTTTCAATCCGCGCGCGCCGGGCCTGACCGATGTTTCGGGTAATTTCGCGGGGCTCAACGCGTTCAAGCCGGAAAAGCTCACGTCCTATGAAGTGGGGCTCAAGACCGATTTCTTTGACCGGCGTTTGCGCGTCAATGTTGCGGCATTCTACAGCAACTACAAGGATTTGCAGGTTGCCCAATTTGCTTCGGGAAGTGGTGGTGCCTCGACCCTGCTGGTCAACGCGGGCAAGGCGGAATTCAAGGGCGTGGAACTGGAAATCACGGCGTTGCCAGTGCGGGGCCTGACGCTGACAGGATCGCTTGGCTACACCGATCCCAAGTACAAGCAGTTCCTGTTCCTCGATCCGATGACCAACGAGGTCAGCGACATTTCGGGTACGGCACGCTTTTCCAACCTGGCGAAGTTCAATTCCTACGTGTCAGCAGAATATGCGTTTGAGCCGATGGCGATTGGCCAACTGTCGATCCGTGGTTCCTATGCCTATCGCAGCCATGTCTATTTCTATCCGAACGACGCGGTGAACATCTTCAACAAGGTCGTGGATTCGAATGCCACCAACAGCGTGGAAGCGCGGATCAGCCTGTCGGATATTCCATTGGGCAATCAACTTCGCGGCGAAATCTCGCTGTTTGGCGAAAACCTGCTCAATGAAGATCAGGCGCTTTATGGCGTCGATTTCGGCGGTCTCGGTTTCGGGGGTAAAATCTTTGGCGAACCCCGGCGGTTCGGCGTCGATGCGAAGCTGAGTTTCTGA
- a CDS encoding RHS repeat protein: MVSIFTGLGAGFSRGSANILGGAGQLGSALLGRAGENVAVNAATGNLVVSREDEFLVGRGPDIGISRSYNSLADTGDGDNADNWQQSTTRRIFGLTGSANTAGSTVSRLGSDGAAIVYIWDTGRNAYVTSAGSGAYDTLTFSNDVWTWRDGDTQASESYAAHGVDNWRIVSAGDIDGNTLTWSYNGDKLDTVTTADGAWTQYLWSGDQITEIVTGYTDLATSTAQTLTRTRYAYDASDRLIMVTSDLSPQDNAVTDGQTYVVTYTYDGTSNRIASIAQTDGSLLAITYDGSGRVETLTQSVAGGNVRVTSLTYATGYTEVTGPDGQVTRLTYDAAGQLTAITAPAATTGATPQTVRFAYDADGNLVSVTDGRGKVTTYDHDANGNITQIIDPNGNIVDRVYDAANRLITETTYGSDRNGASNPHYSQFAYDSEGHLAFAVNGAGQVTEYLYDADGQLTYTRQYAGNIYPISAAPIVYADIVALRNSLPDLSSVELTRYIYDARGNLAENLTYGTASATGGSSTAEGYSRTYYTYDQAGRLLARNRQGEQAETFVYDGMGRLVASTDVHGGTTTIVFNDPALTTTVTTAAGYVSVSSFNKAGELVSRTDSGVHTTGGTATYAYDANGRLRVVTDATGRSVYTLYDKAGRKVADVNHLGEIVEYRYDQADRLAATVRYATRVGAAQLALLADPANTSDLSAFLPVASAADQWGWTVYDDGGRAVQSIASDGSVAAYAYDQADQLIRTTGYYNRLSAGQIDALKLDPFAAVVLPAAHAKDAITRHFYDEAGQLVGVLDGHGFLSEITYDGAGNKVSETGYAVSTYSADRANGTFATLRTQVAGALRSIAWRVTFTMVRGCCASLLMRSAGLLASPMMLRAV, translated from the coding sequence ATGGTATCGATATTCACGGGTCTGGGTGCGGGCTTCTCGCGGGGATCGGCGAACATTCTTGGGGGCGCCGGGCAACTGGGCAGTGCGTTACTCGGCCGTGCCGGGGAAAACGTCGCGGTCAACGCCGCCACCGGCAATCTCGTGGTCAGCCGCGAAGATGAATTCCTCGTCGGACGCGGTCCGGATATCGGCATATCCCGCAGTTACAACAGTCTCGCCGATACGGGCGATGGCGACAATGCGGATAACTGGCAGCAGAGCACAACGCGGCGCATCTTCGGCCTGACCGGCAGTGCGAACACTGCGGGCAGCACGGTCAGCCGATTGGGCAGCGACGGTGCGGCGATCGTGTACATCTGGGATACGGGGCGCAATGCCTATGTCACCAGCGCGGGCAGTGGCGCGTACGATACGCTGACTTTCTCCAATGACGTGTGGACCTGGCGGGACGGGGATACGCAGGCGAGCGAAAGCTATGCGGCACATGGCGTGGATAACTGGCGGATTGTCTCTGCCGGCGACATTGACGGCAACACGCTGACCTGGAGCTATAACGGCGACAAGCTCGATACGGTGACCACGGCGGACGGTGCGTGGACGCAATATCTCTGGTCGGGCGACCAGATCACGGAAATCGTTACCGGCTATACCGATCTTGCCACGTCCACGGCCCAGACGCTGACCCGTACACGGTATGCCTACGACGCGAGTGACCGTCTGATCATGGTGACAAGCGATCTGTCCCCGCAAGACAATGCCGTCACCGATGGGCAGACCTATGTCGTCACCTACACTTATGACGGCACCAGCAACCGCATTGCCTCCATCGCGCAAACCGACGGGTCGCTATTGGCGATAACCTATGACGGATCGGGCCGCGTCGAAACCCTGACGCAGAGTGTGGCGGGCGGCAATGTGCGCGTCACAAGCCTGACTTACGCAACGGGCTATACCGAAGTCACCGGGCCGGACGGGCAGGTAACCCGGCTCACCTATGATGCCGCAGGGCAACTCACGGCCATCACTGCGCCCGCCGCCACCACGGGCGCCACACCGCAAACGGTGCGATTTGCCTATGACGCGGATGGCAACCTTGTCAGCGTGACGGATGGGCGGGGCAAGGTCACGACCTATGATCACGACGCGAACGGCAACATCACGCAGATCATCGATCCCAACGGCAACATCGTCGACCGGGTCTACGATGCGGCCAACCGTCTGATCACCGAAACAACATATGGATCGGACCGGAACGGGGCCAGCAATCCGCACTACAGCCAGTTTGCCTATGACAGTGAAGGGCATCTCGCCTTTGCGGTGAACGGTGCAGGCCAGGTGACGGAGTACCTCTACGACGCCGATGGGCAACTCACCTACACCCGCCAATACGCCGGGAACATCTATCCGATCAGTGCGGCCCCGATCGTCTATGCCGATATCGTCGCACTGCGCAACAGCCTGCCCGATCTCAGCAGCGTCGAATTGACCCGCTATATCTATGATGCGCGGGGCAATCTCGCGGAAAATCTCACATACGGCACAGCCTCGGCAACGGGCGGCAGTTCGACCGCTGAAGGCTATAGCCGGACGTACTACACCTACGATCAGGCAGGACGTCTGCTGGCGCGCAATCGTCAGGGTGAGCAAGCGGAAACGTTCGTTTATGATGGCATGGGGCGTCTCGTGGCATCTACCGATGTGCACGGCGGCACCACGACCATCGTGTTCAACGATCCGGCATTGACCACCACGGTCACCACGGCTGCGGGGTATGTGAGTGTCTCCAGCTTCAACAAGGCCGGAGAACTGGTCAGCCGCACCGACAGCGGGGTGCACACCACCGGCGGAACCGCGACGTATGCCTACGACGCCAATGGCCGCCTGCGGGTGGTCACCGATGCAACCGGGCGCAGCGTCTATACGCTGTATGACAAGGCCGGGCGCAAGGTCGCGGACGTCAATCACCTCGGCGAAATCGTGGAATACCGATATGACCAGGCAGACAGGCTTGCTGCGACTGTCCGCTATGCCACACGCGTGGGGGCAGCGCAGCTTGCCCTGCTGGCAGATCCCGCCAACACATCGGACCTTTCGGCATTTCTGCCTGTGGCCAGTGCAGCGGATCAATGGGGCTGGACAGTTTACGACGATGGTGGGCGGGCCGTGCAATCCATCGCCAGCGATGGCAGCGTGGCGGCTTATGCCTACGATCAGGCCGACCAGCTGATCCGCACCACGGGCTATTACAATCGCCTGTCAGCGGGACAGATTGATGCGCTGAAACTCGATCCGTTTGCGGCTGTGGTTTTGCCTGCCGCACATGCCAAAGATGCCATCACGCGCCATTTCTACGATGAGGCGGGGCAACTGGTCGGTGTGCTCGATGGCCACGGCTTTCTCAGTGAAATTACCTACGACGGGGCCGGGAACAAGGTTTCGGAAACGGGCTATGCCGTCAGCACTTACAGTGCCGACCGCGCCAATGGCACTTTCGCCACACTTCGGACACAGGTCGCGGGGGCTCTACGGTCGATCGCGTGGCGCGTTACGTTTACGATGGTCAGGGGTTGTTGCGCTTCACTGTTGATGCGCTCGGCGGGATTACTGGCTTCGCCTATGATGCTGCGGGCCGTCTGA
- a CDS encoding helix-turn-helix transcriptional regulator, which translates to MEQDGELQRHDYLLNQIYGAVGSERGEGWHDVLACLSRYTDSQTAVLEFAVAHQPAESRFIAAGARSDQGAIHEWENRDPDEIMTYALAPGQIMIRNNYETLGLPGRFQALLQKYSVSRSMTFALDTRDNQQFLFHAARSGLAPPYTADDVERVRIIAKHLSRAIRLHVDMVGATQFSDLVTDLITDLGIGLMLCDSDGGVRLLNQHADRIIGCDYFAIRNGLVTAEDRNAARKLQTLVQRALAKPLDEPASHIGAARFPSAWDDRTCNVGVKSLTVETAPFRLRRRYAALYLDDGMAATRNIQNALQQLFGLTPAEARIAERVIHGIELSAIPAELGVSRTTVRFHIEAIYDKLNVRTKGGMIATLTRTLPFLWDTASN; encoded by the coding sequence ATGGAACAGGACGGCGAACTGCAGCGGCACGACTATCTGTTGAACCAGATCTACGGCGCGGTAGGCTCTGAACGGGGCGAAGGCTGGCACGATGTGCTCGCGTGCCTGAGCCGCTATACGGATTCCCAGACTGCGGTGCTTGAATTTGCCGTGGCCCATCAGCCCGCGGAATCCCGCTTCATTGCGGCAGGCGCACGGTCGGATCAGGGCGCTATCCATGAATGGGAGAACCGCGATCCTGATGAAATCATGACTTACGCACTAGCCCCGGGGCAGATCATGATCCGCAACAATTACGAGACGCTGGGCCTGCCGGGGCGCTTTCAGGCCTTGCTGCAAAAGTATTCCGTCTCGCGCAGCATGACCTTCGCGCTGGACACCCGCGATAACCAGCAGTTCCTGTTTCATGCTGCCCGTTCGGGTTTGGCACCGCCTTACACCGCCGACGATGTGGAGCGTGTGCGTATCATCGCGAAACACCTGTCGCGGGCCATCCGGCTGCATGTCGACATGGTCGGGGCAACGCAGTTTTCCGATCTGGTGACCGACCTTATTACCGATCTCGGTATCGGCCTTATGCTATGCGATAGCGACGGAGGCGTGCGTCTGCTCAATCAGCACGCCGACAGGATTATCGGCTGCGATTACTTTGCGATCAGAAATGGGCTGGTGACCGCGGAAGACAGGAACGCGGCGCGAAAATTGCAGACGCTGGTCCAGCGCGCCCTGGCCAAACCACTGGACGAACCCGCCAGTCACATCGGCGCCGCGCGGTTTCCATCGGCGTGGGACGATCGGACCTGCAATGTGGGCGTAAAGTCCCTGACCGTGGAAACGGCCCCTTTTCGCCTGCGCCGCCGCTATGCAGCGCTCTATCTGGACGATGGCATGGCTGCCACCCGGAATATCCAGAACGCGCTGCAGCAACTGTTTGGGCTTACTCCTGCTGAAGCGCGCATCGCCGAACGTGTTATCCATGGTATCGAACTGTCCGCCATCCCCGCGGAACTGGGCGTGAGCCGCACCACGGTGCGTTTTCACATCGAAGCGATTTATGACAAGCTCAACGTCCGCACCAAGGGTGGGATGATCGCCACCCTGACGCGCACGCTGCCCTTCCTGTGGGATACGGCTTCAAACTGA
- a CDS encoding TonB-dependent receptor, translating to MSQRVHRARFRTIAAALSISPFVFASAAHAQDAPPTPADTLADIVVTASRMGETRLQDTPLAVSAIGGDMLSERGITDVQDLKAYVPSLQVSDLSGFTQLYIRGVGSNIVFVGSDPSTTIHVDGVYMARPLSYFNDFLDVERIEVLRGPQGTLYGRNSVGGTINVVSRKPSDKFTGEVQAQIGTYETYGLKAYVSGPLTQSGIRASLAADISGHDAYRKNVSTGNDIEDGRSRGVRGQLLVPVGDGEVILRADWSRQSGALGQYPKLLRPTGVPLDDGILGNYKKVSMDLDNHTVTKSYGGAIDLSLPLGDSVTLHSLTSYREFRGRIVSDADSSAITLLRTTIGDIRQHQFSQELTLDARLGPVHFVGGGFYFRERNNEPLTLNIIPAGITLIQRPIVTAESYAFFGQADITLTDTLSLTAGLRWTKESKHFDLDNYYVFSSNFDPKIAEQAPRLIGIPGFSDPYFVDVRRKADALTPKFGINFRPRQGMLIYASATRGFKSGGYDIGTTNAIDAAAGYGPEYLWAYEVGAKTDLLDGKLRANISAFLYDYTDLQVQNFVQTGLTFGAITQNAATARVKGVELELMAKPARGLQLFANVSYLDAHYRSYPSAFVTQFANFDARGKRLNNAPKWSATFGGSYTHDLGNSGAITAGVDAHVQSTVYFTAANDGVNGFTGYPEQQGSYGLVNAHLAWSSASDLWKVVLSGSNILDREYILGTANYTAAIAGRPGRPRLVTLSVARKF from the coding sequence ATGTCGCAACGGGTACATCGCGCGCGCTTCAGGACGATAGCGGCCGCATTATCCATCAGTCCTTTCGTCTTTGCCTCGGCTGCCCATGCGCAGGACGCCCCCCCAACTCCCGCTGATACGCTTGCCGATATCGTGGTCACCGCAAGCCGCATGGGGGAAACCCGCTTGCAGGATACCCCGCTCGCTGTTTCGGCCATCGGTGGCGACATGCTGTCCGAACGGGGCATTACCGACGTTCAGGACCTCAAGGCCTATGTGCCCAGCCTCCAGGTTTCCGACCTGAGCGGGTTCACCCAGCTCTACATCCGCGGCGTCGGGTCCAATATCGTTTTCGTCGGCTCCGATCCCAGCACGACGATCCACGTCGATGGCGTGTATATGGCGCGTCCGCTCAGCTACTTTAACGACTTTCTCGATGTGGAACGCATAGAGGTTCTGCGCGGCCCGCAAGGAACCCTGTATGGGCGAAATTCCGTGGGCGGTACGATTAACGTCGTATCCCGCAAGCCATCGGACAAGTTCACCGGTGAAGTTCAGGCGCAGATCGGCACTTATGAAACCTATGGGCTAAAAGCGTACGTCTCCGGTCCTCTCACCCAATCGGGCATCCGGGCGAGCCTTGCGGCCGATATTTCCGGGCACGATGCCTATCGCAAGAACGTTTCTACCGGCAACGATATCGAGGACGGACGATCACGCGGCGTGCGTGGCCAATTGCTCGTTCCGGTGGGCGACGGCGAGGTGATCCTGCGGGCCGACTGGTCACGGCAAAGCGGTGCACTAGGCCAATATCCCAAGCTCCTTCGCCCCACCGGCGTGCCGCTCGACGATGGCATACTGGGCAATTACAAAAAGGTGTCCATGGATCTGGACAACCATACCGTCACCAAGAGCTATGGTGGCGCAATCGACCTGTCCTTGCCCCTTGGCGATTCCGTCACCCTGCATTCGCTGACATCCTATCGCGAGTTTCGTGGCCGGATCGTGTCCGATGCGGATTCCAGCGCGATCACCCTGTTGCGGACCACGATCGGGGACATCCGGCAACACCAGTTCAGCCAGGAACTGACTCTCGATGCGCGGCTCGGCCCGGTTCACTTTGTCGGCGGCGGGTTCTACTTCCGCGAACGCAACAACGAACCGCTGACCCTGAACATCATTCCGGCGGGGATTACGCTGATCCAGCGCCCGATTGTTACGGCGGAATCCTATGCGTTCTTCGGTCAGGCCGACATTACGCTGACGGATACGCTTTCGCTCACCGCCGGCCTGCGCTGGACCAAGGAGAGCAAGCATTTCGACCTCGATAACTACTACGTGTTCTCGTCGAACTTCGATCCGAAAATCGCGGAACAGGCCCCGCGCCTGATTGGCATCCCCGGGTTTTCCGATCCCTACTTTGTCGATGTCCGGCGCAAGGCCGATGCCCTGACCCCCAAGTTCGGCATCAATTTCCGCCCGAGGCAAGGCATGCTGATCTACGCATCCGCGACGCGCGGCTTCAAGAGCGGTGGCTATGACATCGGCACGACCAATGCCATCGATGCCGCTGCAGGCTACGGCCCCGAATATCTCTGGGCCTATGAAGTCGGGGCCAAGACCGATCTTCTGGATGGCAAACTGCGGGCCAACATCAGCGCATTCCTGTACGATTACACCGATCTCCAGGTGCAGAACTTCGTCCAGACCGGACTGACATTCGGCGCCATTACGCAGAATGCGGCCACCGCTCGGGTAAAAGGGGTGGAACTCGAATTGATGGCCAAGCCTGCCAGAGGGCTGCAATTGTTCGCCAATGTGTCCTATCTCGACGCGCACTATCGCAGCTATCCCAGTGCTTTCGTCACCCAGTTCGCCAACTTCGATGCGCGCGGCAAACGTTTGAACAATGCGCCCAAATGGTCGGCAACCTTCGGCGGTTCCTACACGCATGATCTGGGCAACAGCGGCGCGATCACAGCCGGTGTGGATGCACACGTTCAGTCGACAGTGTACTTCACAGCGGCGAATGACGGGGTGAACGGCTTTACGGGTTATCCCGAGCAGCAGGGAAGCTATGGCCTGGTCAACGCGCACCTTGCGTGGAGCAGCGCATCCGATCTCTGGAAAGTGGTGCTTTCCGGTTCGAATATCCTCGATCGCGAATATATTCTGGGAACCGCGAACTACACCGCAGCTATCGCCGGCCGCCCCGGTCGCCCTCGGCTGGTCACGCTGAGCGTGGCACGGAAATTTTAA